In a single window of the Nicotiana tomentosiformis chromosome 8, ASM39032v3, whole genome shotgun sequence genome:
- the LOC104108882 gene encoding non-specific lipid-transfer protein 1-like has product MTNSALDPVEYKIPPITTKNPQTNFYIFLNMKVEKMENVAILMIVILTMVKFMVQPGQATITCGEVETSLAPCITYLTQDVQPYPACCNGVRNLKGMALTVTDQRTVCICLKNAAKRYSNLKEDAAQTLPQKCGVKLDFPISRSFNCELSVLFLSPFFRF; this is encoded by the coding sequence ATGACTAATTCCGCCCTTGATCCTGTAGAGTATAAAATACCCCCAATCACAACCAAGAACCCACAAACTAACTTCTACATCTTTCTCAACATGAAAGTAGAGAAAATGGAAAATGTTGCAATCTTGATGATAGTCATATTAACAATGGTCAAATTCATGGTACAACCTGGACAAGCCACAATAACTTGTGGTGAAGTTGAAACTTCCTTGGCCCCGTGCATCACTTATCTTACTCAAGATGTACAACCTTATCCTGCATGCTGTAATGGTGTCAGAAATCTCAAAGGGATGGCTCTAACAGTGACTGATCAGAGAACAGTATGTATCTGTCTCAAGAATGCTGCTAAGCGTTACTCAAATCTAAAAGAGGATGCAGCTCAAACTCTTCCTCAGAAATGTGGGGTCAAACTTGACTTTCCAATTTCAAGAAGCTTCAATTGTGAACTGTCAGTTCTTTTCTTATCTCCATTTTTTAGATTTTAA